A single window of Vigna unguiculata cultivar IT97K-499-35 chromosome 1, ASM411807v1, whole genome shotgun sequence DNA harbors:
- the LOC114180789 gene encoding GEM-like protein 5 yields MSTNTDNTNQKNQTVPEAQGVASSSSSSPTNVSTENWGTHIMGTPAVPSSHPDNKKAALQSGGGGGQPQPVQYYQQHPYVQHSPVEKPSNSPMESILHMFDTWSKKAEATAHNVWHNLKTGPSVSSAALGKMNLTVKAISEGGFESLYKQTFSTYPNEKLKKSFACYLSTSTGPVAGTLYLSNIHVAFCSDRPLSFTAPSGQETWTYYKVMVPLAKVGTVNPVIMRENPSEKYIQIVTVDGHDFWFMGFVNFDKAVKNLSEGISQFVVPGVAVPATASGENGKNFQ; encoded by the exons ATGAGCACCAACACCGACAACACCAACCAGAAGAACCAGACGGTTCCAGAAGCACAAGGTGTGGCATCGTCTTCATCGTCTTCTCCGACGAACGTTAGCACTGAGAATTGGGGAACTCACATCATGGGCACCCCCGCCGTTCCCAGCAGCCACCCAGATAACAAAAAAGCAGCTTTACAGAGCGGCGGTGGCGGCGGACAACCTCAGCCTGTTCAATACTACCAACAACATCCCTACGTCCAACACAGCCCTGTCGAGAAACCCAGCAACAGTCCCATGGAGTCCATCCTTCACATGTTCGATACGTGGAGCAAAAAGGCTGAAGCCACCGCCCACAACGTCTGGCACAACC TTAAAACAGGTCCATCAGTGTCTTCGGCTGCACTGGGGAAGATGAATCTGACTGTGAAAGCAATATCAGAGGGTGGATTTGAGTCCCTTTACAAGCAAACATTCTCAACCTATCCGAATGAGAAGCTGAAAAAGAGCTTTGCTTGTTATCTTTCAACTTCAACCGGTCCTGTTGCAGGAACCCTTTACCTGTCCAATATTCATGTAGCCTTTTGCAGTGATCGCCCATTGAGTTTCACCGCACCTTCTGGCCAGGAAACTTGGACCTACTACAAG GTAATGGTGCCTTTGGCGAAGGTTGGAACAGTCAACCCAGTGATCATGAGGGAGAACCCATCAGAAAAGTACATTCAGATTGTGACTGTGGATGGACATGATTTTTGGTTTATGGGTTTTGTCAATTTTGACAAAGCAGTGAAGAACCTCTCAGAAGGTATTTCACAGTTTGTAGTGCCAGGAGTGGCTGTGCCAGCCACTGCTTCTGGAGAAAATGGAAAGAACTTTCAGTGA